From a region of the Fibrobacter sp. UWB16 genome:
- a CDS encoding MotA/TolQ/ExbB proton channel family protein yields the protein MSKLLQSFSPESDGYQFMWIILVVFIIGLGFSLERVTYIMIKSSKGRGKFMADFGKLVMQNQLEQALQFAKSSKLPIAKVMDAIVAAKLNCKDADKARDLMTAASDAVFLTEAPRLTRYISIISVMASISTLLGLMGTIYGLIYTFDAVANKPASERAKALADGIAIAMGTTLLGLLSAVPLLVIVGLLNMNSERLIQEMEEKGLKIINSLA from the coding sequence ATGTCTAAATTGCTTCAATCCTTCAGCCCTGAATCTGATGGTTACCAGTTCATGTGGATCATCTTGGTCGTGTTCATCATCGGCCTTGGCTTCTCCCTGGAACGTGTTACCTACATTATGATTAAGAGCTCCAAGGGCCGCGGTAAGTTCATGGCCGATTTCGGTAAGCTCGTCATGCAGAACCAGCTCGAACAGGCTCTCCAGTTCGCTAAGAGCTCCAAGCTCCCGATTGCTAAGGTTATGGACGCTATCGTCGCTGCTAAGCTCAACTGCAAGGATGCTGACAAGGCTCGTGACTTGATGACTGCTGCTTCTGACGCTGTGTTCCTCACTGAAGCTCCGCGCCTCACTCGCTACATCTCCATCATCTCCGTTATGGCTTCCATCTCCACGTTGCTCGGACTTATGGGTACGATTTACGGTCTGATCTACACATTCGACGCTGTTGCTAACAAGCCGGCTTCTGAACGTGCTAAGGCTCTTGCTGATGGTATTGCTATCGCTATGGGTACTACGCTCCTCGGACTTCTCTCTGCAGTTCCGCTCCTCGTCATCGTTGGTCTTCTCAACATGAACTCCGAACGCCTCATCCAGGAAATGGAAGAAAAGGGCCTCAAGATTATCAACTCCCTCGCTTAA
- a CDS encoding biopolymer transporter ExbD, protein MAKNIKKPGKVEEPDLLPAMGLFTILIPMLLTMTAFSKLAIVEVNLPERSQMIMDNDVPPPPDEQALNLSLAIANNYLVIGARGGFQPNVYFKEMWTFRCKSDAQLVTYPMEDVKTAVESGHGPKCKDGSEMDKEKYLYEIETIELWAIQKESEEDPGKVIWAAYKNDGSSEEAHADSAYVDGANNFLSLPGEGAMGLQKPAALKAPTPGMAVATLQPNSARTLKPGDKTMVYPLSAYDLIAKDLIAIHTQFIDLDDVDNIIIVANDDTQFDKIIQLMDRAKEAGFSKINLAKLGG, encoded by the coding sequence ATGGCAAAAAATATCAAGAAACCAGGAAAGGTCGAAGAACCGGATTTGCTTCCGGCGATGGGCTTGTTCACCATCTTGATTCCTATGCTTTTGACCATGACTGCTTTCTCCAAACTCGCCATTGTCGAAGTCAACCTGCCTGAACGCAGCCAGATGATCATGGACAATGACGTGCCGCCTCCACCTGATGAGCAGGCATTGAACTTGTCCCTCGCTATCGCTAACAACTACCTTGTTATCGGTGCACGCGGTGGTTTCCAGCCGAACGTCTATTTCAAGGAAATGTGGACGTTCCGTTGCAAGTCTGATGCTCAGCTCGTTACGTATCCGATGGAAGACGTGAAGACGGCTGTTGAAAGTGGACATGGACCGAAGTGCAAAGATGGTTCCGAAATGGACAAAGAGAAGTATCTCTACGAAATCGAAACCATCGAACTCTGGGCTATTCAGAAAGAATCTGAAGAAGACCCGGGTAAGGTCATCTGGGCCGCATATAAGAACGACGGTAGCTCTGAAGAAGCTCATGCCGACAGTGCTTATGTAGACGGCGCCAACAACTTCTTGTCCCTTCCGGGTGAAGGCGCAATGGGTTTGCAGAAGCCGGCCGCTCTCAAGGCTCCGACTCCGGGCATGGCTGTTGCAACGCTTCAGCCGAACTCTGCCCGTACTCTCAAGCCGGGTGACAAGACAATGGTTTATCCGCTCTCCGCATACGATCTCATTGCTAAGGACTTGATCGCAATCCATACTCAGTTCATCGACTTGGACGACGTTGATAACATCATCATCGTTGCAAACGACGACACTCAGTTCGATAAGATCATCCAGCTCATGGACCGTGCTAAGGAAGCTGGTTTCAGCAAGATCAACCTTGCAAAGTTGGGAGGTTAA
- a CDS encoding biopolymer transporter ExbD, with amino-acid sequence MARKSRKYSEDVPFSLTSMMDMMTIILVFMIKNMDAEGQLLTQAENLILPISTSKVQPKEVSLTVVVDANYVIVDNEKVVPTADVLAQEDLLVTKVDEILKDRRAIEQEHALKMGLPADEAGHIIVQIDKNIPYDAMYKVMATCGFSGYTNIAFAVMEKNGGEE; translated from the coding sequence ATGGCTAGAAAATCTCGTAAGTATAGCGAAGACGTACCTTTCTCCTTAACGTCCATGATGGACATGATGACCATCATCTTGGTGTTCATGATCAAGAACATGGACGCTGAAGGTCAGCTCTTGACCCAGGCAGAAAACTTGATTCTTCCGATCTCGACCTCCAAGGTCCAGCCGAAGGAAGTTTCTTTGACTGTCGTGGTCGATGCTAACTACGTTATCGTTGACAATGAAAAGGTCGTGCCGACCGCTGACGTTCTCGCTCAGGAAGACCTCCTCGTTACGAAGGTGGACGAAATCCTGAAGGACCGTCGCGCTATCGAACAGGAACACGCTCTCAAGATGGGCCTTCCTGCTGACGAAGCTGGTCACATCATTGTCCAGATTGACAAGAACATCCCGTATGATGCGATGTACAAGGTGATGGCCACTTGCGGCTTCTCCGGATACACGAATATCGCATTCGCCGTGATGGAAAAGAACGGCGGGGAGGAATAA
- a CDS encoding AgmX/PglI C-terminal domain-containing protein — protein sequence MAKKNIDPFIASLMPESDKKMGAIAGVSLVIALAMCIWASMYEQVVAEVVFDNADSVDLTTSMQIEQKEEKKEEKKKPEPKKPRKKAGGGGKPRGKGQPNAPQTRGVLKLLTAQTKNASAAAYDLMKNQKFTKDIDKVLKDVAGLQTTGKTVLGGRRGKANGGFNEGYAEGGSGGIGDGLAGLLGGGGGGIATKAKGSIKTPSMRDIDMGAGGGSRSAADIMKVVRQRTPGLRHIYNKCLKKKPGFQGKVTLRFTIAPGGEIISISTVSSTTGFAEFDSEVKNAVSRWTFSKVKSGNTTVTIPFTFSE from the coding sequence ATGGCAAAGAAGAACATAGATCCGTTTATTGCGTCGCTCATGCCGGAATCCGACAAGAAGATGGGCGCAATCGCCGGTGTCTCTCTTGTGATCGCTTTGGCTATGTGTATTTGGGCTTCCATGTACGAACAGGTCGTTGCTGAAGTCGTATTCGACAACGCTGATTCCGTGGACCTTACTACTTCCATGCAGATTGAGCAGAAGGAAGAAAAGAAGGAAGAAAAGAAGAAGCCCGAACCGAAGAAGCCTCGTAAGAAAGCTGGTGGCGGTGGTAAGCCGCGCGGTAAGGGCCAGCCGAACGCTCCGCAGACTCGCGGCGTGCTCAAGCTCCTCACTGCTCAGACCAAGAATGCCTCTGCTGCTGCTTATGACTTGATGAAGAACCAGAAGTTCACCAAGGACATCGATAAGGTGCTCAAGGACGTCGCTGGTCTCCAGACTACGGGTAAGACCGTTCTCGGTGGCCGTCGCGGTAAGGCTAATGGTGGCTTCAATGAAGGTTATGCAGAAGGTGGTTCCGGTGGTATCGGTGACGGCCTTGCAGGTCTCCTTGGCGGTGGTGGCGGTGGTATCGCTACTAAGGCTAAGGGTTCCATCAAGACTCCGTCTATGCGTGATATCGACATGGGTGCCGGTGGTGGTTCTCGTTCCGCTGCAGACATCATGAAGGTTGTCCGCCAGCGTACTCCGGGTCTTCGCCACATCTATAACAAGTGCCTGAAGAAGAAGCCGGGATTCCAGGGTAAGGTTACTCTGAGATTCACGATCGCTCCGGGTGGCGAAATCATCAGCATCTCCACTGTTTCTTCGACGACCGGTTTCGCAGAATTCGACTCCGAAGTCAAGAATGCAGTGAGCCGCTGGACCTTCAGCAAGGTGAAGTCCGGTAACACGACGGTTACGATTCCGTTCACGTTCTCCGAATAA
- a CDS encoding rod shape-determining protein: protein MFGLFSCDIGIDLGTANTLVHVAGQGIVINEPTVIAVDRKSNRVTAIGGEAKKMLGRTSGESRAIRPMRDGVIADFELVETLLRTFITRVQRYPLWMVKPRVVVGVPNGITEVETRAVIDAIKMTGAKEVHLVHEPMAAAIGMGIPVEEPVGNMIVDIGGGTSDIAVIALNKSDCNGSVRVGGDEMDEAIVRYLRTMYNLCVGESTAEQIKIQIGSASPLEEELTMEVKGLDFIAGMPRTIPIGSAEIREAINEPVTAIIEAVKQALSITLPELSADIYDKGIILTGGGSQLRGLDERIRKETGLSVNVIDDPMTCVCKGAARILEDLDKYRPVLVASST, encoded by the coding sequence TTGTTCGGACTTTTCTCTTGTGATATTGGTATTGACCTGGGTACCGCCAATACGCTCGTCCACGTGGCTGGACAGGGCATTGTCATTAACGAACCGACTGTGATTGCTGTTGACCGTAAGAGCAATCGCGTGACTGCAATTGGCGGCGAAGCTAAGAAGATGCTTGGTCGTACGTCTGGCGAAAGCCGTGCTATCCGCCCGATGCGCGATGGCGTGATTGCTGATTTTGAACTTGTGGAAACGCTTTTGCGCACCTTTATTACGCGTGTGCAGCGCTATCCGTTGTGGATGGTAAAACCGCGTGTGGTGGTTGGCGTTCCGAACGGAATTACTGAAGTGGAAACGCGTGCCGTGATCGATGCTATCAAGATGACTGGCGCAAAGGAAGTCCACCTGGTTCACGAACCGATGGCTGCCGCTATTGGTATGGGCATTCCTGTTGAAGAACCTGTCGGTAACATGATTGTGGATATTGGCGGCGGTACGTCTGACATCGCTGTGATTGCCTTGAACAAGTCTGACTGCAACGGCTCTGTGCGCGTTGGCGGTGATGAAATGGACGAGGCCATTGTGCGCTACCTTCGCACTATGTACAACCTCTGTGTTGGCGAAAGCACTGCTGAACAGATCAAGATACAGATCGGTTCTGCTAGTCCGCTCGAAGAAGAATTGACGATGGAAGTCAAGGGCCTTGACTTTATTGCCGGTATGCCGCGCACGATTCCTATCGGTAGTGCCGAAATCCGCGAAGCCATCAATGAACCGGTGACGGCCATTATCGAAGCCGTGAAGCAGGCTTTGAGCATCACGCTCCCGGAACTTTCTGCCGATATTTATGACAAGGGCATCATCCTCACGGGTGGTGGCTCCCAGTTGCGCGGCCTCGATGAACGTATCCGCAAGGAAACGGGTCTCTCCGTGAACGTGATCGACGATCCGATGACTTGCGTTTGCAAGGGTGCTGCCCGCATTCTCGAAGACCTGGACAAGTACCGTCCTGTTTTGGTGGCTTCTTCTACCTAA
- the mreC gene encoding rod shape-determining protein MreC yields MLRAFRFIVDLFTQRHGVVAFAFFLVLGILMHASSTAVRESIVDKALSTVFYPVQLLMTSVNDFKSLQAENDHLKAENARLRQETYHASEGLQELARLHTLVRFDDKWDFPIVTSRVVGHNPGRFLTTLVINRGTHHGVKENMPVMSMNGLVGKISKASLTHSRVQLMVDPNLKLSVLERRTRVVGFLESVDGHLLSAMIPSHAGVAEGDTLITSGLGGIFPKGIPVGTVHKVRKADLDVMSLMDVKPFQEFSTLEEVFVMQKEPDWIIQELLDE; encoded by the coding sequence ATGCTTAGAGCTTTTCGCTTTATTGTCGATCTGTTTACCCAAAGGCATGGCGTTGTCGCTTTTGCCTTTTTTCTCGTTTTAGGGATTCTGATGCATGCGTCTTCGACGGCAGTGCGCGAGAGCATTGTCGACAAGGCGCTTTCGACGGTGTTTTACCCGGTGCAGCTTTTGATGACCTCTGTGAACGACTTTAAGTCTTTGCAGGCCGAAAATGACCATCTGAAGGCGGAAAACGCAAGGCTCCGTCAGGAGACTTACCACGCGAGCGAGGGCTTGCAGGAACTGGCGAGGTTACATACGCTGGTGCGTTTTGACGACAAGTGGGATTTCCCGATTGTGACGTCTCGCGTGGTGGGGCATAACCCCGGGCGTTTTCTGACGACTCTCGTAATCAATCGCGGGACGCATCACGGCGTGAAAGAGAACATGCCGGTGATGTCGATGAACGGCCTTGTCGGGAAGATTTCGAAGGCTTCGCTTACGCATTCGCGCGTGCAGCTCATGGTGGACCCGAACTTGAAACTCTCCGTGCTCGAGCGCCGTACGCGTGTGGTGGGCTTCTTGGAGTCTGTAGACGGTCATTTGCTTTCGGCGATGATTCCGTCGCATGCTGGCGTTGCCGAGGGCGATACGCTCATTACGTCGGGGCTTGGCGGCATTTTCCCGAAAGGTATCCCGGTGGGCACGGTGCACAAGGTCCGCAAGGCGGATCTGGACGTGATGAGCCTCATGGATGTGAAGCCGTTCCAGGAATTTTCGACCTTGGAAGAAGTGTTTGTGATGCAGAAGGAACCGGATTGGATTATCCAGGAGTTGCTCGATGAGTAA
- the mreD gene encoding rod shape-determining protein MreD — translation MSNYGWLKTLLMFVIAFAVQSTIGDWLKILGVGPDFILIFIVSVALRFGAGTGCFWGFLAGFSLDVYAPVEWLGANTIAMTIVGFAVGQLEEHFLTLNLPPKVGVLGLAFYVNDMFYFLITGLEKDVVTTLFLTKTVPESIYTVVIGGILFYLTSGKKSDV, via the coding sequence ATGAGTAATTACGGATGGTTGAAGACGCTCCTGATGTTTGTCATCGCTTTTGCGGTGCAGTCGACGATTGGCGACTGGCTTAAGATTTTGGGCGTTGGGCCCGACTTTATCCTGATTTTCATTGTATCCGTGGCTTTGCGTTTTGGGGCTGGTACGGGTTGCTTCTGGGGATTTTTGGCCGGGTTTTCGCTGGATGTCTATGCGCCGGTAGAGTGGCTGGGGGCGAATACCATTGCCATGACGATTGTTGGCTTTGCCGTGGGGCAGCTTGAAGAACATTTCCTTACGCTGAACTTGCCTCCGAAAGTGGGCGTCCTTGGGCTTGCGTTCTATGTGAACGATATGTTCTATTTTTTAATTACAGGTCTCGAAAAGGATGTCGTGACGACTTTATTCCTGACGAAAACGGTACCGGAAAGCATTTACACTGTAGTTATTGGCGGTATTTTGTTCTACCTCACTTCGGGGAAGAAGTCGGATGTATAA
- the mrdA gene encoding penicillin-binding protein 2, whose product MYNDTSENEARVRRNWNVLIFLAGTVLVFTVILFKLFSLQYLHYEENFQRSENNRLRRIELIADRGYIYDRNGNVLVRNRPSYQIALQALEMPRKKADRDSIFKKLLNIRDAAGVRLFDSLSLDTAFQRIRWVRTRPVRILEDATMEQVAVIEEHSTELPGVSVIIESRREYPYGTLASHVLGYTSEISEEQLKLTEYESYSQGDRVGQKGLEQEYDKEFRGKNGLKLVEVNASGREVRTLTDVGGFIAPEPGLHMVSTIDLKLQKAAEAAIPDSAKGALVAIDPRNGEILAMVSSPRLDPNIFSLKRRERNKGWAHVALDSMRPLTNRAISGVYPPASIFKLVTAGAGLESGIISETKYYPKACTGGYQYGARYQRCWGVHGNLNVVHALRLSCDVYFYQAGLEIDMARINEFARRFGYGEQLLGVDIPGERAGWLPDSASFNRRNKRLGWRWARGLILNLSIGQGQMVTPLQQAVFIGSLATNKGVYRPHFMKELQDAQGNVVRRYEPEIIRPGTMKPETHRVLLNAMDSVVNHPGGTGKKAAVPGIRVGGKTGSGEWKKGQKTHAWFAAVAPLEDPQIAVAVIMEAGGGGGSVAAPIAHKVLMAFFGKEEEEQE is encoded by the coding sequence ATGTATAACGATACTTCGGAGAACGAGGCGCGAGTTCGTAGGAATTGGAACGTCCTGATTTTTTTGGCGGGGACGGTTCTTGTCTTTACGGTGATTTTGTTCAAGCTTTTTTCGCTGCAGTACCTGCATTATGAAGAGAATTTCCAGCGCTCCGAAAATAACCGCTTGCGTCGAATTGAGTTGATTGCTGACCGAGGCTACATTTACGATAGGAACGGGAATGTGCTGGTGCGTAACCGCCCCTCGTACCAGATTGCGCTCCAGGCGCTTGAAATGCCGCGTAAAAAAGCGGATAGGGATTCCATTTTCAAGAAGCTTTTGAACATCCGTGATGCGGCTGGCGTGCGTCTTTTTGATTCGCTTTCGCTCGATACTGCGTTCCAGAGGATTCGCTGGGTGCGTACGCGTCCGGTCCGCATTCTCGAAGATGCGACGATGGAGCAGGTCGCCGTCATTGAAGAACATTCGACGGAACTGCCGGGTGTCTCGGTGATTATTGAATCGCGCCGTGAATACCCTTATGGAACGCTAGCCTCGCATGTGCTCGGTTACACGAGTGAAATTTCGGAAGAGCAGCTGAAGCTCACGGAATATGAATCGTACTCGCAGGGCGACCGCGTGGGGCAAAAAGGATTGGAGCAGGAATATGACAAGGAGTTCCGCGGCAAGAACGGGCTTAAGCTTGTGGAAGTGAATGCTTCGGGGCGCGAGGTGCGTACGCTTACGGATGTGGGCGGCTTTATTGCGCCGGAACCGGGACTCCACATGGTTTCGACGATTGACTTGAAACTGCAGAAGGCGGCGGAAGCGGCGATTCCTGATTCGGCGAAAGGCGCCTTGGTGGCGATTGACCCGCGCAATGGTGAAATCTTGGCTATGGTTTCGTCTCCGCGACTGGACCCGAACATCTTTTCCTTGAAGCGTCGTGAACGCAACAAGGGGTGGGCTCATGTGGCTTTGGATTCGATGCGACCGCTCACAAACCGTGCGATTTCGGGCGTTTATCCGCCGGCTTCGATTTTTAAGCTCGTGACGGCTGGCGCTGGGCTTGAAAGCGGGATTATTTCGGAGACAAAGTATTACCCGAAAGCTTGTACGGGCGGTTACCAGTACGGGGCGCGTTACCAGAGATGTTGGGGTGTGCATGGAAACTTGAATGTGGTGCATGCGCTGCGACTTTCGTGCGATGTGTATTTCTATCAGGCGGGCCTTGAAATAGATATGGCTCGCATCAATGAGTTTGCACGTCGTTTTGGCTATGGCGAACAGTTGCTTGGCGTAGATATCCCAGGGGAACGTGCAGGTTGGCTTCCGGATTCGGCTTCGTTCAACCGCCGTAATAAGCGCTTGGGCTGGCGCTGGGCCCGCGGGCTTATTCTGAATCTCTCGATTGGGCAGGGGCAGATGGTAACGCCTTTGCAGCAGGCTGTGTTTATAGGCTCTCTGGCAACGAACAAGGGCGTTTACCGACCACACTTCATGAAGGAACTGCAAGACGCGCAGGGTAACGTGGTGCGCCGCTATGAGCCTGAAATCATCCGTCCTGGAACGATGAAGCCCGAGACACATCGCGTGCTCTTGAATGCAATGGACTCTGTGGTAAACCATCCGGGAGGAACGGGCAAGAAAGCTGCTGTACCTGGAATTCGCGTGGGCGGAAAGACGGGTTCTGGCGAATGGAAAAAAGGGCAGAAGACGCATGCCTGGTTTGCTGCGGTCGCTCCGCTTGAAGACCCGCAAATTGCGGTAGCTGTGATTATGGAAGCGGGCGGCGGCGGTGGCTCTGTGGCAGCACCGATTGCTCATAAAGTGCTGATGGCGTTTTTTGGTAAAGAAGAAGAGGAACAAGAATGA
- the rodA gene encoding rod shape-determining protein RodA — MSTDRIQDKSLKFDWFFIAVTLTLMTFGVFLVYSATVGEELAVYDTHWFRQIIYFLTGIAIAVGLVFVKIDWLKRVAVPSYVIALFLLLFVLIFAGDVKGAGRWIDLKVIKLQPSEFAKIAYLITISYWLSKHPVSLHKLKSFLVPLGLFIVPFLLVLKQPDLSTALVFTAVTLVGFFFAGLTFTDLFLIVSPVLSVLFSHSQSMVLQVLWGILICLVVFSVLRRHLSKKFSGVIIATNILAGYASTMVWNMLEPHQQKRVNTFLDPMSDPLGDGYQVLQSLTAIGSGGIGGKGFGNGSQTNLSFLPEEHTDFIFSVLGEQFGFVGCAAILVLFTLFLWRASSICKTNDDPFVTLVTMGACTIFLFHITVNIAMTIGLMPVTGLPLPFLSYGGSFALVCMFLVGLLMCLRYQGNK; from the coding sequence ATGAGTACCGACCGCATTCAAGACAAGTCATTAAAGTTTGACTGGTTCTTTATTGCCGTGACGCTCACGCTCATGACGTTTGGCGTGTTCCTCGTGTATTCGGCGACTGTGGGCGAAGAACTGGCTGTTTACGATACGCACTGGTTTAGGCAGATCATTTACTTCTTGACCGGTATTGCAATTGCGGTAGGCCTTGTGTTTGTGAAAATCGACTGGCTTAAGCGCGTGGCAGTGCCGTCTTATGTGATTGCTCTATTTTTGCTGTTGTTCGTGCTCATATTTGCGGGCGATGTAAAGGGGGCGGGGCGCTGGATTGACTTGAAGGTAATCAAGTTGCAACCTTCGGAGTTTGCAAAGATTGCGTACTTGATTACGATTTCGTACTGGCTTTCGAAACATCCGGTGAGTTTGCATAAATTGAAGTCTTTTTTGGTGCCGTTAGGACTGTTTATTGTTCCGTTCTTGCTTGTGCTGAAGCAGCCGGATTTGAGCACGGCGCTTGTGTTTACGGCAGTGACGCTTGTCGGGTTCTTTTTTGCGGGCCTCACGTTTACGGACTTGTTCTTGATTGTAAGCCCTGTCTTGTCGGTGCTATTTTCGCATTCGCAGTCGATGGTGTTGCAGGTCTTGTGGGGCATTTTGATTTGCCTTGTCGTGTTCTCTGTGTTGCGTAGGCACTTGTCCAAAAAATTCTCGGGCGTGATTATTGCGACGAACATCTTGGCGGGGTATGCCAGTACGATGGTGTGGAACATGCTCGAACCGCACCAGCAGAAGCGCGTGAATACGTTCTTGGATCCGATGAGTGATCCGCTTGGCGATGGCTATCAGGTGTTGCAGTCGCTTACGGCGATTGGTAGCGGCGGCATTGGGGGCAAGGGCTTTGGAAACGGCTCGCAGACGAATCTCTCGTTTTTGCCCGAAGAACATACGGACTTTATCTTTAGCGTGCTCGGGGAGCAGTTTGGCTTTGTCGGGTGTGCTGCAATTCTTGTGCTGTTTACGTTGTTCTTGTGGCGAGCCTCATCGATTTGCAAGACGAACGATGACCCGTTTGTGACGCTTGTGACGATGGGCGCGTGCACGATATTCTTGTTCCACATCACGGTGAATATTGCAATGACGATTGGGCTTATGCCGGTGACGGGGCTTCCGCTGCCGTTCCTCTCTTACGGTGGCTCGTTTGCGCTTGTGTGCATGTTCCTCGTGGGGCTCTTGATGTGCCTGCGGTATCAGGGAAACAAGTAA
- a CDS encoding ComF family protein, producing MELLRTVANFVFGMECLGCGTSSERLDPWLCPSCASELVRESCLPKFPNEDAFCLFPMRPLTRRLVHALKYRNIPGLASYLVRHSSAVKLGEVAQELLLLAQPLYFVPVPLHRARFRERGYNQAELLAAALATATGGKVCRWLKRKTFIVSQTKLSKEEREMNVAGAFVSNFPRKMPTRGSVVVVDDVFTTGATTSACLAAFGPDFPLPLKVCTLIYDEPATAVADFAADCRAFYK from the coding sequence ATGGAACTTTTGCGGACGGTCGCTAATTTTGTTTTCGGGATGGAATGTCTGGGGTGCGGGACTTCTTCGGAAAGGCTTGACCCGTGGCTTTGCCCCTCGTGTGCATCGGAGCTTGTGCGTGAATCGTGTTTGCCCAAGTTTCCAAACGAGGATGCGTTTTGCCTTTTTCCGATGAGGCCATTGACCAGGCGGCTGGTGCATGCGCTCAAGTACAGGAATATTCCCGGGCTTGCATCTTACCTAGTGCGTCATTCGTCGGCGGTAAAGCTCGGGGAGGTGGCGCAGGAACTTTTATTGCTTGCTCAGCCGCTATACTTTGTGCCTGTTCCTCTCCATAGGGCGAGGTTTCGCGAGCGTGGCTACAACCAGGCGGAGCTTTTGGCGGCGGCGCTTGCGACTGCGACTGGAGGTAAGGTTTGCCGTTGGTTAAAGCGCAAGACGTTTATTGTTTCGCAGACTAAGCTCTCGAAAGAGGAACGCGAAATGAATGTGGCAGGTGCGTTTGTATCAAATTTCCCACGGAAAATGCCTACGCGGGGGAGTGTTGTCGTTGTGGATGACGTTTTTACGACGGGGGCGACGACTTCGGCGTGCTTGGCGGCGTTTGGACCGGATTTTCCGCTCCCTCTTAAGGTGTGTACGCTGATTTACGACGAGCCTGCGACGGCTGTGGCGGATTTTGCTGCAGATTGCCGTGCTTTTTACAAATAA
- a CDS encoding HD-GYP domain-containing protein: MNNQGAYTDLGDGEVAALLFEYMPKIAAEHEMDSLLVLMADLGRRIVQADRCSLWLIDEEKNELWTKVAHGVSELRIPLSAGFVGYSLKTGEPLLVDDAYRDARFDRRSDIKNGYHTTSVMTMPLESDNRVMGVFQAINKVGDNVFFSKKDLERLKLISVYSAKTIESAIRAQKLERYAKQLERKAEELKSAHMELIRILGEVSEFRSQEVGDHIHRVAEISLKLAKYLGLPPDLQELIYYAAPLHDLGKVGIADMILNKAGKLTPEEFNIMKSHSIIGRTLLRDSKTDLLCMASDIASAHHERWDGTGYPDKLKGEEIPLAARICAVADVLDALSSPRCYKPAWTEDRVKEEMKKSSGSHFQPELIDILMEHWDEFYSCYKPDGEFVKKKLLPPVI, translated from the coding sequence ATGAATAACCAAGGAGCATATACCGATCTTGGGGACGGCGAAGTTGCCGCTCTCTTGTTTGAATATATGCCCAAGATTGCTGCAGAGCACGAAATGGACAGTCTCCTTGTGCTCATGGCCGATTTGGGCCGCCGTATTGTGCAGGCCGATCGTTGCTCTCTCTGGCTTATTGACGAGGAGAAGAACGAACTGTGGACCAAGGTTGCTCATGGTGTAAGTGAACTTCGCATTCCGCTCTCGGCTGGTTTTGTCGGTTATTCGCTTAAGACTGGTGAACCGCTTTTGGTCGATGATGCGTACCGCGATGCTAGGTTTGATCGTCGTAGCGATATCAAGAACGGCTATCATACAACGTCTGTCATGACGATGCCTCTTGAAAGCGATAATCGCGTGATGGGCGTATTCCAAGCTATCAATAAGGTTGGCGATAACGTATTCTTCTCCAAGAAGGATTTGGAACGCCTCAAGCTTATTTCGGTCTATTCTGCGAAGACGATTGAATCTGCAATTCGTGCGCAGAAACTGGAACGTTATGCGAAACAGCTGGAACGCAAGGCCGAGGAACTCAAGTCCGCTCATATGGAGCTTATCCGTATTTTGGGCGAGGTCTCCGAATTCCGCAGTCAGGAAGTGGGCGACCATATTCACCGTGTCGCTGAAATTTCGTTGAAGCTCGCCAAGTATCTTGGACTCCCGCCTGATCTGCAGGAACTGATTTACTATGCGGCTCCGCTCCATGACCTTGGCAAGGTCGGTATTGCGGACATGATTTTGAACAAGGCGGGCAAGCTGACGCCTGAAGAGTTCAACATCATGAAGAGTCATTCCATTATCGGTCGTACGTTGTTGCGCGATTCCAAGACGGATTTGCTTTGCATGGCGTCTGACATTGCGAGTGCCCACCATGAACGTTGGGACGGTACTGGCTACCCGGATAAGCTTAAAGGCGAAGAAATTCCGCTTGCAGCCCGCATTTGTGCGGTGGCCGATGTTCTTGATGCCCTTTCGAGCCCGCGCTGCTACAAACCCGCCTGGACCGAAGACCGCGTCAAGGAAGAAATGAAAAAATCCAGCGGCTCGCATTTTCAGCCGGAGCTCATCGATATTCTCATGGAGCACTGGGACGAATTTTACTCTTGCTATAAACCAGATGGTGAGTTCGTCAAGAAAAAGCTCTTGCCGCCAGTGATTTAA